The segment ACTCATATTCAGCAGCCCAGCTAGGCGAAGCCAGCATGGCCCCTGCGACGACGCCAGATAGCAGTAGGCTGTTACGAAGACGGCGAGTGGAGATAGTGGGAAGCGGCATGGTGAAACTCCTTGCTTGTTGTTATGGCTGGCGATGGCTTGTTGTCATGACTCACCCGATATGGCGTGAGGTATGCAGGATGGCGCCATGTCGACGGAGAACATGACACTCGTGAGAGTACGCAATGATGAAATACGGCATGGCGACACTGGCGCTGGCTACGCGCACTGGCTTAGTCGCGCCCTAGCGGGGCCGACAGACTGGGTAACCGACCGAAGCGGCGCAGAAGTTCAAGCGGCTCCTGGGCACGACTCTTGCTGACAACGTCTTCATCCAGCTCCGCCACCACCAGCCCCAAGTCACGTGCTGTACGGTCCAGCACGCTCAATGTCGCAGCATGCGCGGCCTCAGGTTGGCGCAGGCGAATCGCCTCCATCACCGCACGATGACGGCCGAGACTATCGCCGAGTTCCGACGCATTATGATTGGAGGTGGCGACCAACAGGCTGATAGAGGGCTTGAGCACATGGCCAAGCTGCGCCCAGATGACATTATGGGTCGCGGAAAATATCGCATCATGAAAGGCAATGTCAGCGGTATCGAATTCAGCCATTGCGCTACCACCAGTGACAGCGGCAGCCATGCCGTTATAGGCCTGCTCGATGGCCGAGAGGTCCTGGGCGGTCGCTTCTGTCGCTGCCAATGCGGCGACGAAAGGTTCAATTGAAACGCGGAAGGCATAGATATCGCGGGCCAGCTGAGGATGCGGCATCGCGTAGCGCGTCATCCAGCCAGTCACACGAGGGTCAAGCAGATGCCACCCACTAAGCGGATTGACGCGCGTTCCCTGTCCCGTGGTGCGAGTAAGAATGCCCGCGTTGACAAGACTTTGGATCGCGGTACGCACCGTGGCGCGACTCTGAGAATGCTGATCACAGAGATCCAGCTCACGGGGAATCATGCTGCCTGGTGGGTAGCGATTCTCGAAGATGGCTTGAGCCAGCCACTCGGCAACATCAATGCGGGTAGCCGTCGACGGCTCTGTCGGACACGGGCTACCAGAGCCTACAGCGCCCGAGCGAGAAATGGTCATGGTGTAGCATCCCTTGATGGCGTGGCGCGATTATTGTTCGCAGAGACCTTCACCCTCGAGATCTTTGCTTCAGCGCGCTCTTGTCGATCAAGGAATAGCCCATGTCAGACATGACGGCAAGACAGGTTAGACCAACGACGGGCCCAGACTTTGGTCATGCATTTTCGCAACCTCATGTTGCAAAAGGGCTTTCTCTAATCCCATTTCCAAGCGGTCAACCTGGCTTGCAAGAGATGGCCTTGGCGTCAAAGGCAGGAAAAGCTAATTAGAAGGGCTGCTAATAAGCTATAGCTAAAATAGTTAGTTGGAATAGACAGTTGGAATGGACGGCTGGAAGAAGCATCCAATAGGGACTCAAGATGCGAATTGCACGCGCCCGACACTCACCAGACGCTCAGCACCACTGTCGGCGATGACCGTTCTGACAACCGCTTCTCCCGCCTCACCAAAGCTGCTGGATAGCTCTATCTGACTTACCCCTTGCGCCACCAGCTCACTGACCAAGCGTTCGGCTGCCCTGAGCGAGCTGAGCGTCGCCACTGACAGGCGTACCTCACCGCTACCCTGACTGCTCAGGGAGGTATTGCCGCTACTCTCGACCAGAATCAAGAACGCGTAATGCTGCATGCTGGCCATGATAGCCTCCTTGCACTTGTTGAGATGACTCAGTGTGAGACTAGACTGTTGGATCAGCGATGTAGGCTGACTTTTCTGAGCCATCGATCACCTCGCGACCGATACAGAACGGGGGATGGCTGCCACCGATCACTCATGAAAAAACGCCTGCCGCTTTCGCGACAGGCGTTCTCATGTCCAGCCTTGCTTGAGCCCGATAGGCGAACTCACTCAAACGCGCTTACGCGTAGACCGGCAGACGCGCACAGACGGTGGATACCTTGGCCTGCACTTCAGCTTCGATAGCCGTGGAATCACCGGCTACCATCGCGTCGAGGATGTCGCAGATCCAGCCTGCCAGATCCAGACACTCCTGCTCCTTGAAGCCACGAGTCGTGACCGCCGGCGTCCCGATACGCAGACCGGACGTGACGAACGGCGACTGCGGGTCACCCGGAACGGCATTCTTGTTGACGGTGATGTGGGCACGGCCCAGCGCAGCGTCAGCATCCTTGCCGGTCAGGCCCTGCTTGACCAGCGACAGCAGGAACAGGTGGTCTTCAGTACCGCCGGAGACGACTTCGAAGCCGCGCTCGAGGAACACGGACGCCATCGCCTGAGCATTCTTCACCACTTGCTTCTGGTACGTGGTGAAGGACGGATCCATCGCTTCCTTGAAGCAGATCGCCTTGGCCGCGATGACGTGCATCAGCGGGCCACCCTGGCCACCCGGGAAGACAGCGGAGTTCAGCTTCTTCTCGATGGCAGCGTCACCTTCGGCTGACAGGATCAGCCCGCCACGCGGACCGCGCAGGGTCTTGTGCGTGGTGGTGGTGACAACGTGTGCGTGGGGCAGTGGGCTCGGGTAGATACCGGCCGCGACCAGACCCGCCACATGCGCCATGTCGACCAGCAGGTAGGCACCTACTTCGTCAGCGATCTTGCGGAATTCTGCCCAATCGATGATCTGGGAGTAGGCGGAGAAGCCAGCGATGATCATCTTCGGCTGGTGCTCACGCGCCAGGCGCGCGACTTCGGCGTAGTCGATCAGGCCATTCTCGCCCAGACCGTACTGGACGGCATTGTAGTGCTTGCCGGAAAAGTTCGGACGTGCACCGTGAGTCAGGTGACCGCCGGCGTCCAGGCTCATGCCCAGAATGGTGTCACCCGGCGTGACCAACGCCTGGAAGACAGCGCTGTTGGCCTGGGAACCAGCGTGCGGCTGAACGTTGGCATAGGTCGCGCCAAACAATTCGCAGGCACGATCTATGGCCAGCTGCTCGACCTTGTCGACGAACTCGCAACCGCCATAGT is part of the Cobetia sp. L2A1 genome and harbors:
- a CDS encoding FadR/GntR family transcriptional regulator, with product MTISRSGAVGSGSPCPTEPSTATRIDVAEWLAQAIFENRYPPGSMIPRELDLCDQHSQSRATVRTAIQSLVNAGILTRTTGQGTRVNPLSGWHLLDPRVTGWMTRYAMPHPQLARDIYAFRVSIEPFVAALAATEATAQDLSAIEQAYNGMAAAVTGGSAMAEFDTADIAFHDAIFSATHNVIWAQLGHVLKPSISLLVATSNHNASELGDSLGRHRAVMEAIRLRQPEAAHAATLSVLDRTARDLGLVVAELDEDVVSKSRAQEPLELLRRFGRLPSLSAPLGRD
- a CDS encoding DUF6506 family protein; this encodes MASMQHYAFLILVESSGNTSLSSQGSGEVRLSVATLSSLRAAERLVSELVAQGVSQIELSSSFGEAGEAVVRTVIADSGAERLVSVGRVQFAS
- the glyA gene encoding serine hydroxymethyltransferase, with protein sequence MFTRDMQIAGFDDALLSAMDDEVVRQEAHIELIASENYASPRVMQAQGTQLTNKYAEGYPGKRYYGGCEFVDKVEQLAIDRACELFGATYANVQPHAGSQANSAVFQALVTPGDTILGMSLDAGGHLTHGARPNFSGKHYNAVQYGLGENGLIDYAEVARLAREHQPKMIIAGFSAYSQIIDWAEFRKIADEVGAYLLVDMAHVAGLVAAGIYPSPLPHAHVVTTTTHKTLRGPRGGLILSAEGDAAIEKKLNSAVFPGGQGGPLMHVIAAKAICFKEAMDPSFTTYQKQVVKNAQAMASVFLERGFEVVSGGTEDHLFLLSLVKQGLTGKDADAALGRAHITVNKNAVPGDPQSPFVTSGLRIGTPAVTTRGFKEQECLDLAGWICDILDAMVAGDSTAIEAEVQAKVSTVCARLPVYA